From a single Rutidosis leptorrhynchoides isolate AG116_Rl617_1_P2 chromosome 5, CSIRO_AGI_Rlap_v1, whole genome shotgun sequence genomic region:
- the LOC139846960 gene encoding serine/threonine-protein kinase PBL27-like encodes MGGCFPCFGSSNKDGNSVKEVPKKDIGKDGSATHQSHHVSRVSSGKSKSRVSLDPKKEQIVAKDGQTANIAAQTFTFRELAAATKNFRPESLLGEGGFGRVYKGRLESTGQVVAVKQLDRNGLQGNREFLVEVLMLSLLHHPNLVNLIGYCADGDQRLLVYEFMPLGSLEDHLHDLQPDKETLDWNTRMKIAAGAAKGLEYLHDKANPPVIYRDLKSSNILLDEGFHPKLSDFGLAKLGPVGDKTHVSTRVMGTYGYCAPEYAMTGQLTLKSDVYSFGVVFLELITGRKAIDNTRAPGEHNLVAWARPLFKDRRKFPKMADPLLQGHYPVRGLYQALAVAAMCLQEQAATRPLIGDVVTALTYLASQMYDPEAARAERASRGSGSGTPRSRTDRRNPSDGGLDSLDDSMREQHPFGSPSTYKNSPDYRKRESLREINTRSDIGDGESSNGGGGSGRKWGPVDDSDSQRNSPANTSRARETGRNRDLDRERAVAEAKVWGENWRDRKRTNTMGGSFDEGTSTNE; translated from the exons GAAAATCGAAATCTCGTGTTAGTTTGGACCCTAAGAAAGAACAGATTGTTGCCAAAGATGGACAAACAGCAAACATTGCAGCGCAGACGTTTACGTTTCGTGAGCTTGCTGCAGCAACCAAGAATTTTCGGCCTGAGAGTTTATTAGGCGAAGGTGGTTTTGGGCGTGTGTATAAAGGTCGACTTGAAAGCACTGGACAG GTAGTTGCTGTTAAGCAGCTTGATCGAAATGGTCTTCAAGGAAATAGAGAGTTTTTGGTGGAGGTTTTGATGCTTAGCCTTTTACATCATCCAAATCTTGTGAATTTGATAGGTTATTGTGCAGATGGAGACCAACGTCTCCTTGTTTATGAGTTTATGCCTTTGGGATCACTTGAAGATCATTTACACG ATCTTCAACCAGATAAAGAAACGTTGGACTGGAACACAAGGATGAAGATTGCGGCCGGTGCAGCCAAGGGTTTGGAATATTTGCATGACAAAGCTAACCCGCCCGTTATATACCGAGACTTAAAATCATCCAACATTCTTCTTGATGAAGGATTTCACCCTAAACTGTCGGATTTTGGGCTTGCAAAATTGGGTCCCGTAGGTGATAAAACGCACGTGTCCACGAGGGTTATGGGTACATATGGTTATTGTGCTCCTGAATACGCCATGACCGGTCAACTCACGTTAAAATCTGATGTTTATAGTTTCGGTGTCGTTTTTCTTGAGCTTATTACTGGACGCAAGGCCATTGACAACACCCGTGCTCCTGGAGAACATAACCTTGTTGCTTGG GCACGGCCGCTTTTCAAGGATAGGCGAAAGTTCCCGAAAATGGCTGATCCATTGTTGCAAGGGCATTATCCAGTGAGAGGACTTTATCAAGCACTTGCGGTTGCAGCCATGTGTTTACAAGAACAAGCTGCCACACGACCTCTAATTGGTGACGTTGTGACCGCTTTAACTTATTTAGCCTCTCAAATGTATGATCCCGAAGCGGCTCGAGCCGAGAGAGCTAGCCGAGGAAGTGGGTCAGGTACTCCCAGGAGCCGAACGGACCGTAGGAACCCAAGTGACGGTGGTCTAGACAGCCTTGATGACTCCATGCGTGAGCAGCACCCTTTCGGGTCACCTTCTACTTACAAAAACTCCCCTGATTACAGAAAAAGAGAATCTTTGAGAGAAATTAACACTCGTTCTGATATCGGGGATGGTGAAAGTAGTAACGGAGGTGGCGGGTCGGGTCGGAAATGGGGTCCGGTGGATGATTCCGATTCTCAAAGGAATAGCCCGGCGAATACGAGCCGGGCTAGAGAGACGGGTAGGAATCGGGATCTTGATAGAGAACGGGCAGTAGCGGAGGCTAAAGTTTGGGGTGAAAATTGGAGAGACAGGAAGAGAACGAATACAATGGGCGGTAGTTTCGATGAAGGTACAAGTACAAACGAGTGA